The DNA segment CACTGAAGTTTACCTCGAAGTTTACGGATCTGTGCTTGTTTTTTTACTTGGATCAATAACCGCAGGCCTTCTTCAACAGTTGCTTTTTTAGTTTTGAGTTGGCTGAGTTCTATAGCTTCAGACAGTAATTGATCGTTAATGATAATATTAGTCCTCATTTGACCTCCTATTGTGTATAGTTTTTATTATTCGTACACACTAGGCCATAGAAAAGCAAGAGAACTCTATGCCAAAAACATAAGAGGCGGCGTAATACAAAGGGACGGGGGGTAGTTCAGCCCAACAAATCGCTGAGGCTGACGGCAACCAAAGCGCGCCCATCATGAAATTTTGCCACCT comes from the SAR324 cluster bacterium genome and includes:
- a CDS encoding type II toxin-antitoxin system VapB family antitoxin yields the protein MRTNIIINDQLLSEAIELSQLKTKKATVEEGLRLLIQVKKQAQIRKLRGKLQWVADTESIKENS